In a single window of the Agromyces sp. H17E-10 genome:
- a CDS encoding CehA/McbA family metallohydrolase, translating into MATIRRSIPVTVDLQNENRYLNVPFEVPAGTESLEVVIRFDPSEAGIDLGCAGAGGWRGWSGGARTEYVITTTDATPGYLPGELEPGEWNVVLGLHRVPLAGVDVEVEITIPASRPVPPVPESAPVARAVRGSDRGLPAEPGLTWFAGDFHGHTIHSDGRLPIGGLAALGVASGLDFMAVTDHNTVSHHAHLPGEGAKHGITLLPGQEVTTHRGHANAFGDLGWIDFREPAQHWVDEVDRRGGILSINHPISGDCSWLHRLERRPAAVELWHATWFLELISTAPFAWFRTWPAGATLLGGSDVHMLEEPQRPGTPTTWVAAEDASAEAILEGVRAGRTAITGSGHFDGTVLMPELMRAPALVRLGDEVVAVDAEGLVLVDGFGRRRSVRSARESFAVDPADGPHYLVLADRRVMALCA; encoded by the coding sequence ATGGCCACGATCCGCCGCAGCATCCCCGTCACGGTCGACCTGCAGAACGAGAACCGGTACCTGAACGTGCCGTTCGAGGTGCCCGCGGGCACCGAGTCGCTCGAGGTCGTCATCCGCTTCGACCCCTCCGAGGCGGGCATCGACCTCGGCTGCGCCGGGGCGGGCGGGTGGCGCGGCTGGTCGGGCGGCGCGCGCACCGAGTACGTGATCACGACCACGGATGCCACGCCGGGATACCTGCCCGGCGAGCTCGAGCCGGGGGAGTGGAACGTCGTGCTGGGCCTCCACCGCGTGCCGCTCGCGGGCGTCGACGTCGAGGTCGAGATCACGATCCCCGCGTCGCGGCCGGTGCCGCCCGTGCCCGAGTCGGCGCCCGTCGCCCGTGCGGTGCGCGGCAGCGACCGGGGCCTCCCGGCCGAACCGGGGCTCACCTGGTTCGCGGGCGACTTCCACGGGCACACGATCCACTCCGACGGTCGCCTGCCTATCGGCGGGCTCGCGGCACTCGGCGTGGCATCCGGCCTCGATTTCATGGCGGTGACCGACCACAACACGGTGAGCCACCATGCCCACCTGCCGGGCGAGGGCGCGAAGCACGGCATCACGCTGCTGCCCGGGCAGGAGGTCACGACCCACCGAGGACACGCGAACGCGTTCGGCGACCTCGGGTGGATCGACTTCCGCGAGCCCGCGCAGCACTGGGTCGACGAGGTCGACCGCCGCGGCGGCATCCTCAGCATCAACCACCCGATCTCGGGCGACTGCTCGTGGCTGCACCGGCTCGAGCGCCGGCCCGCCGCGGTCGAGCTCTGGCACGCGACCTGGTTCCTCGAGCTCATCTCGACGGCGCCGTTCGCGTGGTTCCGCACGTGGCCGGCCGGCGCGACCCTGCTGGGCGGCAGCGACGTGCACATGCTCGAGGAGCCGCAACGGCCGGGCACCCCGACCACGTGGGTGGCCGCCGAGGATGCCTCGGCGGAGGCCATCCTCGAGGGCGTGCGCGCCGGTCGCACCGCGATCACGGGCAGCGGCCATTTCGACGGCACCGTGCTCATGCCCGAGCTCATGCGGGCCCCCGCGCTCGTGCGGCTCGGCGACGAGGTGGTCGCGGTCGACGCCGAGGGGCTCGTGCTCGTCGACGGCTTCGGCCGCCGCCGCTCGGTGCGCTCGGCCCGCGAGTCGTTCGCGGTCGACCCCGCAGACGGCCCCCACTACCTCGTGCTCGCCGACCGCCGCGTCATGGCGCTCTGCGCCTGA
- a CDS encoding ABC transporter ATP-binding protein — MAGINATRLVKEYPGGVRGVDEVDVEIVDGEFFALLGPSGCGKTTLLRSIAGLEAISSGQLVIGDRDVTDAEPGARGVAMVFQDYALFPHMDVADNIAYPLRIKRVKRDERRATAEKVGDGLSLQGLIERRPGQLSGGQQQRVALARAVATRPDVLLLDEPLSNLDARLRLEARTFLKELQRDLGVTTVFVTHDQAEALALADRIAVMKAGKLQQIGTPREVFQRPNNTFVAGFIGSNPMNLVPATVSAGAIAIGGGDVSTALPPGTEDHVREGQSVVWGVRPEYLRWTTAEEPGAIAAEVSVVENLGASVLIAVNVDGHKLQVVVPEDHEPAPGDHGYLVPTGSKTLLFDAESTERIG; from the coding sequence ATGGCCGGTATCAACGCCACCCGACTCGTCAAGGAGTACCCCGGCGGGGTGCGCGGCGTCGACGAGGTCGACGTCGAGATCGTCGACGGCGAGTTCTTCGCCCTGCTCGGCCCCTCGGGCTGCGGCAAGACCACCCTGCTGCGTTCGATCGCGGGCCTCGAGGCGATCTCGTCGGGGCAGCTCGTGATCGGCGATCGGGATGTCACCGACGCCGAGCCGGGCGCCCGCGGCGTCGCGATGGTCTTCCAGGACTACGCGCTGTTCCCGCACATGGACGTCGCCGACAACATCGCCTACCCGCTGCGCATCAAGCGCGTGAAGCGCGACGAGCGGCGGGCGACGGCGGAGAAGGTCGGCGACGGGCTCAGCCTGCAGGGGCTCATCGAGCGCCGGCCCGGCCAGCTCTCGGGCGGCCAGCAGCAGCGCGTCGCCCTCGCCCGCGCGGTCGCCACGCGGCCCGACGTGCTGCTGCTCGACGAGCCGCTCTCGAACCTCGACGCCCGCCTGCGACTCGAGGCCCGCACCTTCCTCAAGGAGCTGCAGCGCGACCTCGGCGTGACGACGGTGTTCGTCACGCACGATCAGGCCGAGGCGCTCGCGCTCGCCGACCGCATCGCGGTCATGAAGGCGGGCAAGCTGCAGCAGATCGGCACGCCGCGCGAGGTGTTCCAGCGCCCGAACAACACGTTCGTCGCGGGCTTCATCGGGTCGAACCCGATGAACCTCGTGCCGGCCACCGTCTCGGCCGGGGCGATCGCGATCGGCGGCGGCGACGTCTCGACGGCGCTGCCGCCCGGCACCGAGGACCACGTCCGCGAGGGCCAGTCGGTCGTCTGGGGCGTGCGCCCCGAGTACCTGCGCTGGACCACGGCCGAGGAGCCAGGCGCGATCGCCGCCGAGGTGAGCGTCGTCGAGAACCTCGGCGCGAGCGTGCTCATCGCGGTCAACGTCGACGGCCACAAGCTGCAGGTCGTCGTGCCCGAGGACCACGAGCCCGCACCGGGCGACCACGGCTACCTCGTGCCGACGGGCTCGAAGACCCTGCTCTTCGACGCCGAGTCGACCGAGCGCATCGGCTGA
- the iolD gene encoding 3D-(3,5/4)-trihydroxycyclohexane-1,2-dione acylhydrolase (decyclizing), whose amino-acid sequence MTVGQALVEFLAHQWTVDGDLRERTIPGVIGIFGHGNVAGLGQALMESNAADPELMPYYQARNEQAMVHQSVGYARMRRRRATFASTASVGPGAANMLTGAALATSNRLPALLLPSDTFATRVADPVLQQLELPHDTSVQVTDAFRPLSRFFDRVERPEQLFSIALAAMRVLTDPAETGAVTIALPEDVQAEAIDVPLAFLADREWHVRRPVPEAGPLERAVAAIRAAKAPFIVAGGGVLYSGAEDVLRALVEATGIPVGTTQAGGGSLPWDHPAYLGGVGATGTTAANRLAAEADLVIGVGTRYSDFTTASRSAFQHPDVRFVNLNIASFDAYKHGTQLPLIADAREGLEALARALEGYRVSDGLRERMAREKAEWDAAVDAAFVPSGRDRPSQAEIIGAVQAASDPRDVVVQAAGSLPGDLHRMWRVRDPLGYHVEYAFSCMGYEIAGGLGVRRAAPDRDVIVMVGDGSYLMLHTELVTAVAEGQKLIVVLVQNQGFASIGNLSESVGSQRFGTRYRQYDEVARNFQAGAVLPVDLAANARSYGVDVIEIAPGPDAIAELGRAMATAKASETTTLIHVESDPLLGGPDGGGWWDVPVSEVSSTPSIQEARAEYDEARKAQRPLLG is encoded by the coding sequence ATGACCGTCGGCCAGGCCCTCGTCGAGTTCCTGGCCCACCAGTGGACCGTCGACGGCGACCTCCGGGAGCGCACGATTCCGGGCGTGATCGGCATCTTCGGGCACGGCAACGTCGCCGGCCTCGGGCAGGCGCTCATGGAGTCGAACGCCGCCGACCCCGAGCTCATGCCGTACTACCAGGCCCGCAACGAGCAGGCGATGGTGCACCAGTCGGTCGGCTACGCGCGCATGCGGCGCCGTCGGGCCACGTTCGCGAGCACCGCGTCGGTCGGGCCGGGCGCCGCGAACATGCTCACGGGCGCCGCCCTCGCGACGAGCAACCGGCTGCCGGCGCTGCTGCTGCCGAGCGACACCTTCGCCACGCGCGTCGCCGATCCCGTGCTGCAGCAGCTCGAGCTGCCGCACGACACGAGCGTGCAGGTGACCGACGCGTTCCGCCCGCTGTCGCGGTTCTTCGACCGGGTCGAGCGCCCCGAACAGCTGTTCTCGATCGCCCTGGCCGCGATGCGCGTGCTCACCGACCCCGCCGAGACGGGCGCCGTGACGATCGCGCTGCCCGAAGACGTGCAGGCCGAGGCGATCGACGTGCCGCTCGCCTTCCTCGCCGACCGCGAGTGGCACGTGCGTCGCCCCGTTCCCGAAGCCGGCCCGCTCGAGCGTGCGGTCGCCGCGATCCGTGCCGCGAAGGCGCCGTTCATCGTCGCCGGCGGCGGCGTCCTCTACTCGGGCGCCGAAGACGTGCTCCGAGCGCTCGTCGAGGCCACCGGCATCCCCGTCGGCACGACCCAGGCGGGCGGCGGATCGCTGCCGTGGGACCACCCCGCCTACCTCGGCGGCGTCGGCGCGACCGGCACGACCGCCGCGAACCGGCTCGCCGCCGAGGCCGACCTCGTGATCGGCGTCGGCACCCGCTACAGCGACTTCACGACCGCGAGCCGGTCGGCGTTCCAGCACCCCGACGTGCGGTTCGTGAACCTCAACATCGCGAGCTTCGACGCCTACAAGCACGGCACGCAGCTGCCGCTCATCGCCGACGCCCGCGAGGGGCTCGAGGCCCTCGCGCGGGCGCTCGAGGGCTACCGGGTGAGCGACGGCCTGCGCGAGCGCATGGCCCGAGAGAAGGCCGAATGGGATGCCGCGGTCGACGCCGCGTTCGTGCCCTCGGGCCGAGACCGGCCGAGCCAGGCCGAGATCATCGGCGCCGTGCAGGCCGCGAGCGACCCCCGCGACGTCGTCGTGCAAGCCGCGGGCTCACTGCCGGGCGACCTGCACCGGATGTGGCGCGTGCGCGACCCGCTCGGCTACCACGTCGAGTACGCGTTCTCGTGCATGGGCTACGAGATCGCGGGCGGCCTCGGCGTGCGCCGGGCGGCGCCCGATCGCGACGTCATCGTCATGGTCGGCGACGGCTCGTACCTCATGCTGCACACCGAGCTCGTGACCGCGGTCGCCGAGGGGCAGAAGCTCATCGTCGTGCTCGTGCAGAACCAGGGTTTCGCGTCGATCGGCAACCTCTCGGAGTCGGTCGGCTCGCAGCGCTTCGGCACCCGCTACCGGCAGTACGACGAGGTGGCGCGCAACTTCCAGGCCGGCGCGGTGCTGCCCGTCGACCTCGCCGCGAACGCGCGAAGCTACGGCGTCGACGTCATCGAGATCGCCCCGGGCCCCGATGCGATCGCCGAGCTCGGCCGCGCGATGGCGACGGCCAAGGCCTCCGAGACGACGACCCTCATCCACGTCGAGAGCGACCCGCTACTCGGCGGGCCCGACGGCGGCGGCTGGTGGGACGTGCCGGTCTCCGAGGTCTCGTCCACGCCGAGCATCCAGGAGGCTCGGGCGGAGTACGACGAGGCGCGGAAGGCGCAGCGGCCGCTGCTCGGCTGA
- a CDS encoding glycoside hydrolase family 38 N-terminal domain-containing protein — translation MNLPDELVIVPHTHWDREWYEPHDVFRLRLVHMVDRLLDTLEQNPGYRFTLDGQAAAVDDYLEMRPEQRARVAAAVERGQLAVGPFLILLDEFLCDGETIVRNLELGLRSSRRLGPEMRLGYLPDMFGHSAQMPQLLRGFGVRDAMMWRGVPARVDAHAFAWVAPDGSTVRAEYLMDGYGNALDLFALPGQLDGLVREYRDQVASRYGHEPVLGMLGTDHSAPPADLMQVVEAANAAGGDGRVALTVDTAEGYVRRVAPEWTAGDEGALAGLPVVEGELRSHARGNLLPGVFSIRTNLKQAMADAERRLSIAERLDAAFGSDDHRAFFDTAWYRLVESTAHDSVTGCGVDATANEVEGRLSTAAHVARGVVLRTMERIAASTTPDRHVVANPTGFARRAHVEIRLHDPARLELGSGVQLLDALPELLGDETMTTRELRKLLARIHGRELFGQLINDWTFTDAGVRFQVAEAPVGDFDLAAFTEELERRIASDPSGERTWRVEIIADPRRVALVGVDVGGVALAELDPTTATATDDPVTVGDRTLANRQLTATVDEHGNVTIEAADGTVLRDALRLVDEGDRGDSYNYGPVASASAVTDPDEVEVSVLEVGPLRGRLRVRRRYAVPARLDARDPDARSEASVPLVVDTVIELREGEPMLRVEVDFVNPAADHRLRVLVPTAEHELPGSSAAGQYVVTERGREGEGGWGEFPLPTYPAARFVHAGRASLLVTKHSEYEVVAGDRSGDDAIALTLVRAVGMMSVNVHPLRDEPAGGQFEVPGAQYLGTRVRTTFAVLPSAAGWAESGAARWAELLRSEPEVVRGTRGGPAVVGGVAGAGGAAGAADDLPDGSVVEVGGDVVLESLRTVTDAAGAAVLEARFVNYRGAAQPLAVRADGVWDRTDLAGEVLEHEVDLSAFEIGPSRIETFRRRAVSTDDATPGRG, via the coding sequence ATGAACCTGCCCGACGAACTCGTCATCGTGCCGCACACGCACTGGGACCGCGAGTGGTACGAGCCGCACGACGTGTTCCGGTTGCGGCTCGTGCACATGGTCGACCGGCTGCTCGATACGCTCGAGCAGAACCCCGGGTACCGGTTCACGCTCGACGGGCAGGCCGCCGCGGTCGACGACTACCTCGAGATGCGGCCCGAGCAGCGGGCGCGCGTCGCCGCCGCCGTCGAGCGGGGGCAGCTCGCGGTCGGGCCGTTCCTCATCCTGCTCGACGAGTTCCTGTGCGACGGCGAGACGATCGTGCGCAACCTCGAGCTCGGCCTGCGCTCGAGCCGCCGACTCGGTCCCGAGATGCGGCTGGGCTACCTGCCCGACATGTTCGGCCACTCGGCGCAGATGCCGCAACTGCTGCGCGGGTTCGGCGTGCGCGACGCGATGATGTGGCGAGGCGTGCCCGCCCGGGTCGACGCGCACGCCTTCGCGTGGGTTGCGCCCGACGGCTCGACGGTGCGCGCCGAGTACCTCATGGACGGCTACGGCAACGCGCTCGACCTCTTCGCCCTGCCCGGGCAGCTCGACGGGCTCGTGCGCGAGTACCGCGACCAGGTCGCGAGCCGGTACGGCCACGAGCCCGTGCTCGGCATGCTCGGCACCGACCACAGTGCGCCGCCGGCGGACCTCATGCAGGTCGTGGAGGCGGCGAACGCAGCGGGCGGCGACGGCCGTGTCGCGCTCACGGTCGACACGGCCGAGGGCTACGTGCGCCGGGTCGCGCCGGAGTGGACCGCCGGTGACGAGGGGGCGCTCGCCGGGTTGCCCGTCGTCGAGGGCGAGCTGCGCTCGCACGCACGGGGCAACCTGCTGCCGGGGGTCTTCTCGATCCGCACCAACCTCAAGCAGGCGATGGCCGACGCCGAGCGCCGCCTGAGCATCGCCGAGCGGCTCGACGCGGCCTTCGGCTCCGACGACCACCGTGCCTTCTTCGACACGGCCTGGTACCGGCTCGTCGAGTCGACCGCGCACGACTCGGTGACCGGCTGCGGCGTCGACGCGACCGCGAACGAGGTCGAAGGCCGGCTCTCGACCGCCGCCCACGTCGCCCGCGGCGTCGTGCTGCGCACCATGGAACGCATCGCCGCGTCGACGACGCCCGACCGGCACGTCGTCGCGAACCCGACCGGGTTCGCGCGCCGCGCGCACGTCGAGATCCGCCTGCACGACCCCGCCCGGCTCGAGCTCGGCAGCGGCGTGCAGCTGCTCGACGCCCTGCCCGAGCTGCTCGGCGACGAGACCATGACGACCCGCGAGCTGCGCAAGCTGCTCGCCCGCATCCACGGTCGCGAGCTCTTCGGCCAGCTCATCAACGACTGGACCTTCACCGACGCGGGCGTGCGGTTCCAGGTCGCGGAGGCGCCCGTCGGCGACTTCGACCTCGCCGCGTTCACCGAGGAGCTCGAGCGGCGCATCGCCTCCGACCCGTCGGGTGAGCGCACCTGGCGCGTCGAGATCATCGCCGACCCGCGACGCGTCGCGCTCGTCGGCGTCGACGTCGGGGGCGTCGCGCTCGCCGAGCTCGACCCCACGACGGCGACGGCGACCGACGACCCCGTGACGGTCGGCGACCGCACCCTCGCGAACCGGCAGCTCACCGCGACCGTCGACGAGCACGGCAACGTCACCATCGAAGCCGCCGACGGCACCGTCCTGCGCGATGCGCTGCGCCTCGTCGACGAGGGCGACCGCGGCGACTCGTACAACTACGGCCCGGTCGCCTCGGCGTCGGCCGTCACCGACCCCGACGAGGTCGAGGTCTCGGTGCTCGAGGTCGGGCCGCTGCGCGGCCGGCTGCGGGTGCGGCGCCGCTACGCCGTACCCGCGCGGCTCGACGCCCGCGATCCCGACGCCCGCTCCGAGGCATCCGTGCCGCTCGTCGTCGACACCGTGATCGAACTGCGCGAGGGCGAGCCGATGCTGCGCGTCGAGGTCGACTTCGTGAACCCCGCCGCCGACCACCGCCTGCGCGTGCTCGTGCCGACGGCCGAGCACGAGCTGCCCGGATCGTCGGCGGCCGGCCAGTACGTCGTGACCGAGCGCGGACGCGAGGGCGAGGGCGGCTGGGGCGAGTTCCCGCTGCCGACGTACCCGGCGGCACGCTTCGTGCACGCCGGCCGGGCGAGCCTGCTCGTGACGAAGCACTCGGAGTACGAGGTCGTCGCAGGCGATAGGTCGGGCGACGACGCGATCGCGCTCACCCTCGTGCGCGCGGTCGGCATGATGAGCGTCAACGTGCACCCGCTGCGCGACGAGCCGGCCGGCGGTCAGTTCGAGGTGCCGGGCGCGCAGTACCTCGGCACGCGCGTGCGCACCACGTTCGCCGTGCTGCCGTCGGCGGCCGGCTGGGCCGAGTCGGGCGCGGCACGTTGGGCCGAGCTGCTGCGCAGCGAGCCCGAAGTCGTGCGCGGCACCCGCGGCGGGCCTGCGGTGGTCGGCGGCGTCGCGGGCGCCGGCGGGGCCGCCGGCGCGGCCGACGACCTGCCCGACGGCTCGGTCGTCGAGGTCGGCGGCGACGTCGTGCTCGAATCGCTGCGCACCGTCACGGATGCCGCGGGCGCGGCCGTGCTCGAGGCGCGATTCGTCAACTACCGGGGTGCGGCGCAGCCGCTCGCGGTGCGGGCCGACGGCGTCTGGGATCGCACCGATCTCGCAGGCGAGGTGCTCGAGCACGAGGTCGACCTCTCGGCGTTCGAGATCGGGCCGTCGCGCATCGAGACGTTCCGGCGGCGCGCGGTTTCGACGGATGACGCGACCCCCGGTCGCGGGTGA
- a CDS encoding carbohydrate ABC transporter permease: protein MTAPATVRKVAANTTVRHYVARVAFGLVLTIVGLLFALPLVWLVLAPFDATPTLSLAWPDWTLDNFARLFQNPYAMRSIGNSLLLGVGTMIIVVVLGALAAYAMSRIRIPGRDGILYGLLLLSSIVTGTAAMVPTFQIITSLGLINTYTGVLLVLAGGILPTVIFILKDFMDSIPKSYEESARLYGAGPFRILRDVVVPIARPGLAFIAIWTIVQVWGNFLVPFILLRSPDLQPAAVVMYTFYTESGQADLRLISAFALLFSAPVLIIYFVVNRRYGFRFHGGIKS from the coding sequence ATGACCGCCCCCGCAACCGTGCGCAAGGTCGCGGCGAACACGACCGTGCGGCACTACGTCGCCCGCGTCGCCTTCGGCCTCGTGCTGACGATCGTCGGCCTGCTGTTCGCGCTGCCCCTCGTGTGGCTCGTGCTCGCGCCGTTCGACGCGACGCCGACGCTCTCGCTCGCGTGGCCCGACTGGACGCTCGACAACTTCGCGCGCCTCTTCCAGAACCCGTACGCCATGCGGTCGATCGGCAACTCGCTGCTGCTCGGCGTCGGCACGATGATCATCGTCGTCGTGCTCGGCGCGCTCGCCGCCTACGCGATGAGCCGCATCCGCATCCCGGGGCGCGACGGCATCCTCTACGGGCTGCTGCTGCTCTCGTCGATCGTGACGGGCACCGCGGCGATGGTGCCGACCTTCCAGATCATCACCTCGCTCGGGCTCATCAACACCTACACCGGCGTGCTGCTCGTGCTCGCCGGCGGCATCCTGCCGACCGTGATCTTCATCCTCAAGGACTTCATGGACTCGATCCCGAAGTCGTACGAGGAGTCGGCACGGCTGTACGGCGCGGGCCCGTTCCGCATCCTCCGCGACGTCGTCGTGCCGATCGCGCGGCCCGGCCTCGCGTTCATCGCGATCTGGACGATCGTGCAGGTCTGGGGCAACTTCCTCGTGCCGTTCATCCTGCTGCGCAGCCCCGACCTGCAGCCCGCGGCCGTCGTCATGTACACCTTCTACACCGAGAGCGGACAGGCCGACCTCCGGCTCATCTCGGCCTTCGCCCTGCTGTTCTCCGCTCCCGTCCTCATCATCTACTTCGTCGTGAACCGTCGCTACGGTTTCCGCTTCCATGGAGGGATCAAGTCCTGA
- a CDS encoding Pr6Pr family membrane protein, producing the protein MTSRRLPPTAVRAIAWGRVAAGALCVAVLGYAYALRIAADDGNPFDFFGYFTNQTSLLTSLVLIGTGVTTLRGRRVPDWLSTVRGIAVACLVIVALVYNLLVPGTGSAPPWVSAVLHVVFPIAVVLDWVLVADRPPLPWRRLWLVLPYPVVWLAVVLVRGVTDGWVPYGFLLPERGLPSLVLHVVGLLAALLASGALVWTASRLAVFSVADAPGEVDREAAAARS; encoded by the coding sequence ATGACCTCGCGCCGACTGCCGCCCACCGCGGTGCGGGCGATCGCATGGGGTCGAGTCGCGGCCGGTGCGCTGTGCGTCGCCGTGCTCGGCTACGCGTACGCCCTGCGCATCGCGGCCGATGACGGCAATCCGTTCGACTTCTTCGGCTACTTCACGAACCAGACGAGCCTGCTGACGAGTCTCGTGCTGATCGGCACGGGCGTCACCACGCTGCGCGGGCGTCGGGTGCCCGACTGGCTGTCGACGGTTCGCGGCATCGCGGTCGCGTGCCTCGTCATCGTCGCGCTCGTCTACAACCTGCTCGTGCCCGGAACCGGCTCGGCACCGCCGTGGGTGAGCGCCGTGCTGCACGTCGTCTTCCCGATCGCCGTCGTGCTCGACTGGGTGCTCGTCGCCGACCGGCCGCCGCTGCCGTGGCGCCGGCTGTGGCTCGTGCTGCCGTATCCCGTCGTGTGGCTCGCGGTCGTGCTCGTGCGCGGCGTCACCGACGGCTGGGTGCCGTACGGCTTCCTGCTGCCCGAGCGCGGGTTGCCGTCGCTCGTGCTGCACGTCGTCGGGCTGCTCGCCGCGCTGCTCGCGTCGGGCGCGCTCGTCTGGACGGCCAGCCGGCTGGCCGTCTTCAGCGTCGCGGATGCCCCGGGCGAGGTCGATCGAGAAGCTGCAGCCGCTCGCAGTTGA
- a CDS encoding carbohydrate ABC transporter permease, which translates to MTASTTTTPAGSAIAPRRRRADDVAGLGTARAGIFVAPALIIIGLFLLFPAVWTIWLGMTDYRLTGLQAASPEFVGFENYIDALTDPSFWNSLGLTLVFVVASGIVGQTLIGFALAWSVRNIHGWVKALIEGLVLAAWVIPASVASFLWLVLMDRRSGTLNGLLGTDGYAWLIEHPMEAIILFNIWVGTAFSMQLFSSALSAVPPSQIESAKMVGASGWQQLRDVIIPNIKGHILTNTLLITLWTFNTFTPYLVTAGGPNGKTEILSVYIYETAIPGGQLGLGAAISLIMLLINLVIALAYIRVSRGRKKA; encoded by the coding sequence ATGACGGCTAGCACCACCACGACGCCGGCGGGGAGCGCGATCGCTCCCCGCCGGCGGCGGGCCGACGACGTCGCGGGCCTCGGCACGGCCCGCGCCGGAATCTTCGTCGCCCCCGCCCTGATCATCATCGGCCTGTTCCTGCTGTTCCCCGCGGTCTGGACCATCTGGCTCGGCATGACCGACTACCGGCTGACCGGCCTGCAGGCCGCGTCGCCCGAGTTCGTCGGGTTCGAGAACTACATCGACGCGCTCACCGATCCGTCGTTCTGGAACTCGCTCGGGCTCACCCTCGTCTTCGTGGTCGCCTCGGGCATCGTCGGCCAGACGCTCATCGGCTTCGCGCTCGCCTGGTCGGTCCGCAACATCCACGGCTGGGTGAAGGCCCTCATCGAGGGGCTCGTGCTCGCCGCCTGGGTGATCCCCGCCTCGGTCGCCTCGTTCCTCTGGCTCGTGCTCATGGACCGGCGCTCGGGCACGCTCAACGGCCTGCTCGGCACCGACGGCTACGCGTGGCTGATCGAGCACCCGATGGAGGCGATCATCCTCTTCAACATCTGGGTGGGCACCGCCTTCTCGATGCAGCTGTTCTCGTCGGCGCTGAGCGCCGTGCCGCCGTCGCAGATCGAGAGCGCGAAGATGGTCGGCGCGTCTGGCTGGCAGCAGCTGCGCGACGTGATCATCCCGAACATCAAGGGCCACATCCTCACGAACACGCTGCTCATCACGCTGTGGACGTTCAACACCTTCACGCCGTACCTCGTCACGGCGGGCGGCCCGAACGGCAAGACCGAGATCCTCTCCGTCTACATCTACGAGACGGCGATCCCGGGCGGCCAGCTCGGCCTCGGTGCGGCGATCTCGCTCATCATGCTGCTCATCAACCTCGTCATCGCGCTCGCCTACATCCGCGTGTCGAGAGGAAGGAAGAAGGCATGA
- a CDS encoding GntR family transcriptional regulator — MMAQLPEQRLPVELFLDLDRSGPVPLYYQISSRLEQAIRDETLPAGSRLENEVALAARLGLSRPTIRRAIQELVDQGLLVRRRGIGTQVVHGKVTRNVELTSLYEDLERSGQKPETTVLAVEQGTADDRVAEALGVELGSPVLHIRRLRSADGVPLAILDNVLPEAFVDLDRESLAKHGLYQLLRARGVTMRVAKQRIGARAATAGEAELLDLSRGAPVLTMSRTAFDNSGVAVEFGQHCYRPDRYSFEVTLVDR; from the coding sequence ATGATGGCCCAGCTCCCCGAGCAGCGACTTCCCGTCGAGCTGTTCCTCGATCTCGACCGCTCGGGGCCCGTGCCGCTGTACTACCAGATCTCGAGTCGGCTCGAGCAGGCGATCCGCGACGAGACCCTGCCGGCCGGGTCGCGCCTCGAGAACGAGGTCGCGCTGGCGGCGCGGCTCGGCCTGTCGCGGCCGACGATCCGGCGCGCCATCCAGGAGCTCGTCGACCAAGGCCTGCTCGTGCGCCGCCGCGGCATCGGCACGCAGGTCGTGCACGGCAAGGTGACGCGCAACGTCGAGCTCACGAGCCTCTACGAAGACCTCGAGCGGTCGGGGCAGAAGCCCGAGACGACCGTGCTCGCGGTCGAGCAGGGCACGGCCGACGACCGGGTCGCCGAGGCGCTCGGCGTCGAGCTCGGCAGCCCAGTGCTGCACATCCGGCGCCTGCGCAGCGCCGACGGTGTGCCGCTCGCGATCCTCGACAACGTGCTGCCCGAGGCGTTCGTCGACCTCGACCGCGAGTCGCTCGCGAAGCACGGCCTCTACCAGCTGCTGCGCGCCCGTGGCGTGACCATGCGCGTCGCGAAGCAGCGCATCGGCGCCCGGGCCGCGACCGCCGGCGAGGCCGAGCTGCTCGACCTCTCGCGCGGGGCACCCGTGCTCACGATGTCGCGCACGGCCTTCGACAACTCGGGCGTCGCCGTCGAGTTCGGCCAGCACTGCTACCGGCCCGACCGGTACTCGTTCGAGGTGACGCTCGTCGATCGGTGA